A region of Paenibacillus sp. JNUCC-31 DNA encodes the following proteins:
- a CDS encoding metal-dependent hydrolase, with protein sequence MMGRSHLIIGTTVSLSVLQLAGMPVTAPAVTVALIGSLLPDIDEPNSLLVSKALPNSLIRLLQTILLPVAVFVYFYVQAKPWNLLLAILIAMVSFLPSRSLRKVLMFAIGLGLVIYGHAFAPWNLITGSLLMLCTTLTHRGLTHTLYGTVVWAGLLYSTTHQQGPEIWVAGGTAYAMHLLADSLTNRGIRPFPPLKWRIRANLMSTGTKHGTVVENVCIVLALILAWIAFSPLFL encoded by the coding sequence ATGATGGGAAGATCCCACCTGATTATCGGGACCACAGTGTCCCTCTCTGTTTTGCAATTGGCTGGCATGCCCGTTACTGCACCAGCGGTTACCGTGGCCCTGATCGGTTCGCTGCTGCCAGACATTGATGAGCCCAATTCGCTATTGGTATCAAAGGCATTGCCGAACAGCCTCATCCGGTTATTACAGACAATCCTGCTACCAGTCGCCGTATTTGTGTACTTCTATGTACAGGCAAAACCATGGAATCTGCTGCTCGCCATTCTGATTGCAATGGTATCTTTCCTACCATCCCGTTCCCTGCGCAAAGTGTTGATGTTTGCGATCGGATTGGGACTCGTCATCTATGGTCATGCATTCGCACCCTGGAATCTGATCACGGGCAGTTTGTTAATGCTGTGCACGACGTTAACCCACAGAGGTTTAACACATACCCTTTATGGAACCGTCGTATGGGCTGGATTGCTCTATAGCACTACGCATCAGCAGGGACCAGAGATTTGGGTAGCTGGAGGTACGGCGTACGCCATGCACTTATTAGCTGATTCATTGACGAATCGCGGGATTCGTCCTTTCCCACCGCTCAAGTGGCGTATACGGGCCAATCTGATGAGTACAGGAACCAAACATGGGACCGTTGTGGAAAATGTCTGCATTGTACTGGCTCTCATTTTGGCCTGGATTGCATTCTCCCCTTTATTTCTGTGA
- the nirB gene encoding nitrite reductase large subunit NirB, with amino-acid sequence MNGNKEKLVIIGNGMAGISTVEQILKLSSRFDITVFGTEPYPNYNRIMLSYVLEGSKTIDDIVLNDLHWYEDYGITLHTGTTVTRIDSETHEVVTAEGQRFPYDKIIIATGSSSFILPVPGHDKQGVVGFRDIADCNVMLEAAKQYKKAAVIGGGLLGLEAAKGLVQLGMEVTVVHLMQDLMERQLDPQASAMLKAELERQGIRFKMGAQTAELLGGERVEGIRFADDSVLNTDFVVMAVGIKPNTDVARESGMEVNRGIVVNDYMQTSLENVYSVGECTEHRGVCYGLVAPLFEQGMILAKHICGVETAPYEGSVVSTKLKISGVDVFSTGEFIDSPEHTVIAHKDDWKRTYKKILLRDNILVGAVLFGDITDSAELQKLIKQQAEMTDELYASLMGTGCGGHKKAASVETMAEDEIVCGCNGVTKGTIVDAITNQGLTSVDEIKACTGATRSCGGCKPVVEQILQYVLGDSFTTGAKQGICGCTSLNRDEIVSEIKQKGLQTTKEVMNVLGWSQPEGCSKCRPAINYYLGMIAPDTHVDEKESRFVNERMNANIQKDGTYTVVPRMYGGVTTPEDLKRIADISVKYDVKAVKVTGGQRLDLIGVKKEDLPNVWAELDMPSGYAYAKSLRTVKTCVGSQFCRFGTQDSMAMGALLERKFERLDLPAKFKYAVNGCPRNCAESCTKDIGIVGNDGGWEIFIGGNGGIKARLADSLCKVKTDEELVELCGAIMQHYRETANYLERTSEWVERLGLEQIRAVVVDDVKERKALMGRIEFALEQVEDPWKKALRNEEGQNKLFHGIEVTARP; translated from the coding sequence ATGAACGGAAATAAGGAAAAATTAGTCATCATCGGTAACGGTATGGCAGGCATCAGTACAGTTGAACAAATTTTAAAATTGAGCTCACGGTTCGACATTACGGTCTTTGGTACTGAACCCTATCCCAATTACAACCGGATTATGCTGTCCTATGTGCTGGAAGGCAGCAAAACAATTGATGATATTGTGCTCAATGATCTGCATTGGTATGAGGATTATGGTATTACCCTCCATACAGGTACAACCGTAACACGGATTGATTCCGAGACCCATGAAGTCGTTACTGCAGAAGGCCAACGCTTCCCTTACGACAAAATCATCATCGCAACCGGCTCCAGTTCCTTCATTCTTCCCGTACCCGGTCATGACAAACAAGGGGTTGTTGGGTTCAGGGATATAGCCGATTGTAACGTCATGCTGGAAGCTGCGAAACAGTACAAAAAAGCGGCTGTCATTGGGGGCGGGCTTCTAGGCCTGGAAGCTGCCAAAGGGTTGGTACAGCTAGGGATGGAAGTCACAGTTGTGCATTTGATGCAGGATCTGATGGAACGCCAGCTTGATCCGCAGGCGTCCGCGATGTTAAAAGCCGAACTTGAACGTCAGGGCATCCGGTTCAAGATGGGTGCACAAACCGCAGAACTGCTTGGTGGCGAACGGGTAGAAGGTATTCGTTTTGCCGATGACTCCGTGCTGAACACCGATTTTGTTGTTATGGCCGTAGGCATCAAACCCAACACGGATGTAGCTCGTGAAAGCGGCATGGAAGTTAACCGGGGCATTGTGGTGAACGACTATATGCAAACTTCACTGGAGAACGTGTATTCCGTCGGGGAATGTACTGAACATCGCGGTGTATGTTACGGCCTTGTTGCCCCACTATTCGAACAAGGCATGATTCTGGCCAAACATATATGCGGCGTGGAGACCGCTCCTTATGAAGGTTCTGTTGTATCCACCAAATTGAAAATTTCGGGCGTGGACGTCTTTTCGACCGGTGAATTCATCGACAGTCCCGAACATACGGTCATTGCGCATAAGGATGACTGGAAACGCACGTACAAAAAAATTCTTCTTCGGGATAATATCTTAGTTGGTGCCGTACTCTTTGGTGACATTACGGATTCTGCAGAATTACAGAAGTTGATCAAACAACAAGCCGAAATGACCGATGAATTGTATGCTTCACTGATGGGTACAGGCTGTGGCGGGCACAAAAAGGCTGCCTCCGTGGAAACCATGGCAGAAGACGAAATTGTCTGCGGATGTAACGGAGTAACCAAAGGAACCATTGTCGATGCCATTACGAATCAAGGATTAACCAGCGTAGACGAAATTAAAGCCTGTACGGGTGCAACCCGCTCCTGCGGCGGCTGTAAACCGGTTGTTGAACAAATTTTGCAATATGTGCTTGGAGACAGCTTCACAACAGGTGCCAAACAGGGAATCTGTGGTTGCACCTCCCTCAATCGGGATGAAATTGTATCCGAGATTAAACAAAAAGGATTGCAAACGACCAAAGAGGTCATGAATGTGCTGGGATGGAGCCAGCCCGAAGGATGTTCCAAATGCCGCCCGGCCATTAACTATTACCTTGGCATGATTGCACCAGATACCCATGTGGATGAAAAGGAGTCCCGTTTTGTCAACGAACGCATGAACGCCAATATTCAAAAAGATGGCACATATACCGTTGTACCGCGCATGTATGGCGGGGTCACAACACCGGAAGACTTGAAACGCATTGCTGACATTTCGGTCAAATACGATGTAAAAGCCGTCAAAGTAACAGGAGGTCAGCGTCTGGACCTGATTGGAGTCAAAAAAGAAGATCTGCCCAACGTGTGGGCTGAGCTGGATATGCCTTCAGGCTACGCATACGCCAAGTCACTGAGAACGGTCAAAACATGCGTCGGTTCACAATTTTGCCGCTTCGGCACACAGGATTCCATGGCGATGGGCGCTCTGCTCGAGCGCAAGTTCGAACGTCTGGATCTGCCTGCCAAGTTCAAATATGCCGTGAACGGTTGTCCTCGTAACTGTGCGGAGTCGTGTACGAAAGATATCGGTATCGTAGGTAATGACGGCGGCTGGGAAATATTTATTGGCGGTAACGGTGGCATCAAGGCCAGACTCGCTGACTCCCTGTGCAAGGTGAAGACTGATGAAGAATTAGTTGAGCTTTGCGGAGCAATCATGCAGCATTATCGGGAGACAGCCAATTACCTGGAGCGGACTTCCGAATGGGTGGAACGTCTGGGTCTGGAGCAGATTCGAGCCGTTGTGGTCGATGATGTGAAAGAGCGCAAGGCACTTATGGGACGAATCGAATTCGCTCTTGAGCAAGTGGAAGACCCTTGGAAAAAAGCACTGCGTAACGAGGAAGGCCAGAACAAACTATTCCATGGCATAGAAGTGACAGCTCGACCATAG
- the nirD gene encoding nitrite reductase small subunit NirD: MTTQQSAIYYPAGEIEEFLPQIGRVVEVKGQSLAVFRTSDGTIFAAENRSPHPKGGPLAEGMVSGYDLYDPLYDWKIDLNTGLVQAPDQGQVRMYPVKIENGQVWIAI; the protein is encoded by the coding sequence ATGACAACACAGCAATCTGCCATCTACTATCCTGCCGGAGAGATTGAAGAATTCCTGCCTCAGATTGGCAGAGTCGTTGAGGTCAAAGGCCAATCACTGGCCGTATTTCGGACTTCTGATGGCACCATCTTCGCCGCAGAAAATCGTAGTCCCCATCCCAAAGGTGGACCGCTGGCAGAAGGGATGGTCTCCGGGTATGATCTGTACGATCCACTGTATGATTGGAAAATCGATCTGAACACAGGTCTTGTGCAGGCCCCCGATCAGGGCCAAGTGCGGATGTATCCTGTGAAAATCGAGAACGGGCAGGTTTGGATCGCTATATAG
- a CDS encoding formate/nitrite transporter family protein, with the protein MYTPNVEGIIEAAVKKRDQMNASLPRYMVAALMAGAYVGLGIILIFSIGAPLLAAQSPLQMMLMGMSFGLALTLVIFAGSELFTGNNMFFTMSTLAGRTTVRDTLKNWGLVFLGNLIGAVLLSLLIVGSGLFKTATPEHLLFVVSAKKMAAPVSELFFRGILCNWLVCLAIWMAARSKEDIAKLVLIWWCLYAFIASGYEHSVANMTLLSLSWLLPNHPDTITLAGWMHNMIPVTLGNIIGGALFVGMAYWFVSPVRKKDRSPTI; encoded by the coding sequence ATGTATACACCCAATGTTGAAGGCATTATTGAAGCTGCAGTAAAAAAACGGGATCAAATGAATGCCAGCCTGCCACGTTACATGGTTGCAGCCTTGATGGCTGGTGCTTATGTAGGTCTTGGCATCATTCTGATATTCAGTATCGGTGCCCCGCTGCTTGCTGCTCAGTCACCACTGCAAATGATGCTGATGGGCATGTCTTTTGGACTCGCCCTCACACTCGTTATCTTTGCCGGATCCGAACTGTTCACAGGTAATAACATGTTTTTCACCATGAGCACGCTGGCAGGCCGGACTACCGTTCGGGATACGCTCAAAAACTGGGGACTTGTCTTCCTTGGCAACCTGATCGGTGCTGTTCTGCTCAGTCTGCTCATTGTGGGCAGTGGTCTCTTCAAGACGGCTACACCGGAACATCTGCTGTTTGTCGTTTCTGCCAAAAAGATGGCCGCTCCCGTTAGCGAATTGTTCTTCCGTGGCATTCTCTGTAACTGGCTAGTCTGTCTGGCGATCTGGATGGCAGCCCGCTCGAAAGAGGATATTGCCAAACTTGTCCTCATCTGGTGGTGTCTGTACGCTTTTATCGCCAGTGGTTATGAACATAGTGTCGCCAATATGACCTTGTTATCCTTGTCCTGGCTGCTGCCAAACCACCCGGATACGATTACTCTGGCAGGCTGGATGCATAACATGATTCCGGTCACGCTCGGTAATATTATCGGAGGAGCTCTATTTGTCGGCATGGCCTATTGGTTTGTTTCGC